A region from the Antennarius striatus isolate MH-2024 chromosome 22, ASM4005453v1, whole genome shotgun sequence genome encodes:
- the fgl1 gene encoding fibrinogen-like protein 1: MGGRQLLTGLMVITALSQSLCVSDGCRQEEISLREQERLLKGRLHQQQLLLQRLQLLNPPGHKDTATPEQSGGFQSIDCSQLYSSGSRSSGVYSIRPPSSSAPVRVYCDMRDGGGWIVIQRRLNGVETFNRSWTDYKDGFGDMDAESGEFWLGNDLLHSISTQGNYSLRINLEDFDGNQRYAEYKNFKVANEMDRYRLTFGAYVGTAGDALSGSYRVGVSDWASHQGMAFSTYDQDNDNYKGNCALEDKGGWWFNKCHSAHLNGLYYPTGHYSALTDDGVVWYPWRGWWYSLKTSIMKLRPVDFKIDPTDDFSAVHPAPLS, encoded by the exons GTGTCAGACGGCTGTCGGCAGGAGGAGATCTCTCTGAGGGAGCAGGAGCGGCTTCTGAAAGGCCGGCTTCACcaacagcagctcctcctgcagaggCTGCAGCTGCTGAATCCCCCAGGACACAAGGACACCGCCACACCTGAGCAGAGCGGGGGGTTCCAGTCCATAG actgcTCCCAGCTCTACAGCTCTGGCTCCAGGTCCAGTGGTGTTTACTCCATCCGGCCCCCCAGCAGCTCCGCTCCAGTCAGAGTTTACTGCGACatgagagatggaggaggctgGATCGTCATCCAGAGACGGCTCAACGGAGTGGAGACGTTtaacag GTCGTGGACAGACTATAAGGACGGTTTTGGGGACATGGATGCAGAATCTGGAGAGTTCTGGCTTGGAAATGACCTCCTGCATTCCATCAGCACACAGG GAAATTATTCTCTCAGGATTAACCTAGAAGACTTTGATGGTAATCAGCGCTATGCCGAGTACAAGAACTTCAAAGTGGCCAATGAAATG gATCGCTACCGGCTTACCTTTGGAGCCTACGTGGGCACAGCTGGAGATGCCCTGTCTGGAAGCTACCGGGTTGGGGTGTCAGACTGGGCCAGTCACCAGGGCATGGCATTCAGCACCTACGACCAGGACAATGACAACTACAAGGGCAACTGTGCCCTGGAAGACAAAGGAGGCTGGTGGTTCAACAA GTGTCACTCAGCCCATCTCAATGGCCTCTACTACCCCACCGGGCACTACAGTGCATTGACAGATGATGGTGTCGTGTGGTATCCTTGGAGAGGATGGTGGTACTCCCTGAAGACCAGCATCATGAAGCTGCGGCCCGTTGACTTCAAAATCGACCCCACTGATGACTTCAGTGCCGTTCACCCTGCACCACTGTCCTAG